A window of the Rhodothermia bacterium genome harbors these coding sequences:
- a CDS encoding NAD-glutamate dehydrogenase: protein MSVGYDHKKMAITARGAWEAIKRHFREIGLDTQTQPFTV from the coding sequence ATGTCGGTCGGTTACGACCACAAGAAAATGGCCATCACCGCCCGAGGTGCATGGGAAGCTATCAAGCGGCACTTCCGGGAAATCGGTCTGGATACGCAGACGCAGCCGTTCACCGTC